The following coding sequences are from one Xiphophorus couchianus chromosome 7, X_couchianus-1.0, whole genome shotgun sequence window:
- the LOC114147831 gene encoding dedicator of cytokinesis protein 9 isoform X19: MQGKAGKAPKKELVIESPQQYKNPAEAEVDSVPQEVVKPKVIEPLDYENVLVQRKTQILSDVLRDMLQFPLEDFEISTLRRQGRTLYPTVPENAEREAQSLFVQECIKTYKSDWHVVNYKYEDYSGDFRQLPNKVPRPEKLAVHVFEVDEDVDKEEDTASLGSQKGGISKHGWLYKGNMNSAISVTMRSFKRRYFHLTQLGDGSYNLNFYKDEKISKEPKGTIFLDSCMGVVQNNKVRRFAFELKMQDKSTYLLAAESEAEMEDWINMLNKILHSSFEIAMQEKRNGDIHDDDDLGKSDSSSGSLDSFQSTRDIESRMRSETRLKLFTVDPDTQKLDFSGIEPDVKQFEEKFGKRVLVNCNDLSFNLQSCVAENEDGPTTNVEPFYVTLSLFDIQNGRKISSDFQVDLNHQSVRGMVPSNTSQYVNGGGEARSEGQRFIHGVPEAALLYPKQGVFSVTCPHPDIFLVARIDKVLQGGINHCAEPYMKSSDSTKMAQKVLKNAKLACSRLGQYRMPFAWAARTLFKDASGTLDKSARFSALYRQDSNKLSNDDMLKLLADFRKPEKMAKLPIILGNLDVTIDSVAPDLTNCVTSSYIPVKQFDVSERSSVFFEVEEFVPFIAKCSQPFTIYNNHLYVYPKHLKYDSQKSFAKARNIAVCIEFRDSDDEEAVSLKCIYGRPGGPLFTKNAFTSVLHHQHNPEFYDEFKIELPTQLHEKHHLLFTFYHVSCDSNSKASTKKKDVVETQVGYAWLPLLKDGRVIMNEHHIPVAANLPAGYLSCQEGASKHLSPEVKWVDGGKHLFKVSTHLVSTVYTQDQHLHNFFHHCQSVASAAQGPGGELVKYLKSLHAMESHVMIKFLPTILNQLFRVLTSATQEDVAVNVTRVMIHIVAQCHEEGLEHYLRSYVKFVFRTESYTSSTTRTVHEELAKAMTVILKPSTDFLTSNKLLKYSWYFFEALVKSMAQYLIESCKVRLSRNQRFSASFHHTVETLVNMMMPHITQKYKDNLDAARNANHSLAVFIKRCFNLMDRGFVFKQINNYINGFMPGDPKTLYEFKFEFLRVVCNHEHYVPLNLPMPFGKGRILRFQDLQMDYSLTEDFCRNHFLVGLLLREVSAALQEFREIRQIAIHVLKTLMIKHTFDDRYSSKSQQARLATLYFPLFGLLQENVNRLNVKEVSPFPVNHSNNNGRDDSLLSNALMTPPRSSTFLDTSLHKDVFGAISGTTSPHAVSTPNVNSMRHTDSRGSLISTESVNSLHERNHDKTNSLDKNQPASTLGSTLMRCDKLDQAEIKSLLMCFLHVLKGMSEDALFTYWNKASSAELMDFFILIEVCLHQFRYMGKRYIASVRKISSILGISVEHAYSHSDADVLNQSLLEANIATEVCLTVLDTLSIFIMGFKTQLCSDHGHSPLMKKVFEVHLCFLHINQSETALKQVFTSLRTFIYKFPCTFFEGRADMCAAFCYEILKCCNSKLSSIRSDAAHLLYFLMKSNFDYTGRKSFVRTHLQVVIAVSQLIADVIGIGSTRFQQSLSIINNCANSDRTIKHTAFPSDVKDLTKRIRTVLMATAQMKEHERDPEMLVDLQYSLAKSYASTPELRKTWLDSMARIHVKNGDLSEAAMCYVHVAALVAEYLRRKGMFKQGCSAFRVVTPNIDEEAAMMEDVGMQDVHFNEDVLMELLEECADGLWKAERYELISDIYKLIIPIYEKRRDFEKLAHLYDTLHRAYSKVTEVMHTGKRLLGTYFRVAFFGQGFFEDEDGKEYIYKEPKFTPLSEISQRLLKLYSDKFGQENVKMIQDSGRINPKDLDSKYAYIQVTHVTPYLDEKELADRKTEFEKSHNIRRFVFEMPFTISGKKQGGVEEQCKRRTILTTTHCFPYVKKRIAVMYQHHTDLSPIEVAIDEMSKKVAEINQLCSSSDVDMIRLQLKLQGSISVQVNAGPLAYARAFLDDSSAKKYPDNKVKQLKEVFRHFVEACGHGLGINERLIKEDQQEYHDEMKANYRDLTRELSIIMHEQIIPVEDGMKSVLPDSLHIFNAISGTPTSVTIQGIPHSASVI; the protein is encoded by the exons aTTTCAACTTTGAGGCGCCAAGGGAGAACTCTGTACCCCACAGTGCCTGAAAATGCTGAGAGGGAGGCCCAGAGCCTGTTTGTCCAAGAG TGCATTAAGACCTACAAGTCTGACTGGCATGTGGTCAACTACAAGTACGAGGATTATTCTGGGGATTTTCGACAGCTTCCAAA CAAAGTACCCCGGCCTGAAAAACTGGCGGTTCATGTGTTCGAAGTGGATGAAGATGTTGATAAAGAGGAG GACACTGCCTCCTTAGGATCCCAGAAAGGGGGCATTTCCAAACATGGCTGGCTGTATAAAGGGAACATGAACAGTGCAATCAGTGTCACCATGAGG TCGTTCAAGAGGAGGTATTTCCACCTTACGCAGCTTGGGGATGGCTCGTACAATCTAAACTTCTACAAAGACGAGAAGATCTCCAAAGAGCCAAAAGGAACCATTTTCCTGGATTCCTGCATGGGTGTGGTTCAG AACAACAAAGTTCGGAGGTTTGCTTTTGAGCTGAAGATGCAGGATAAGAGCACGTACCTGCTGGCTGCAGAAAGCGAAGCAGAGATGGAGGACTGGATCAACATGCTCAACAAGATCCTCCACAGCAGCTTTGAGATTGCCATGCAGGAGAAGAGGAATGGAGACATTCatgatg ATGATGATCTTGGAAAGTCAGACAGTTCTTCTGGCAGCCTGGATAGCTTTCAG AGCACCAGAGATATTGAGTCAAGAATGAGGAGTGAAACCAGACTGAAGCTGTTCACAGTGGATCCAGACACACAG AAACTGGACTTCTCAGGAATAGAGCCGGATGTTAAACAGTTCGAGGAGAAGTTTGGCAAGAGGGTTCTGGTCAACTGCAACGATCTCTCATTCAACCTGCAAAGCTGCGTGGCAGAGAACGAGGATGGGCCGACTACAAAC GTGGAACCTTTCTATGTCACTCTGTCGCTGTTCGACATCCAGAACGGCAGGAAAATTTCCTCTGACTTCCAAGTTGACTTAAACCACCAGTCTGTCAGGGGAATGGTTCCAAGTAACACCAGTCAGTATGTGAACGGAGGAGGTGAAGCCCGATCCGAGGGGCAGCGGTTTATCCACGGGGTGCCAGAAGCAGCTTTGCTGTATCCCAAACAG GGAGTGTTTTCAGTGACATGCCCTCATCCAGATATCTTCCTAGTGGCTCGCATCGATAAGGTGCTTCAGGGGGGAATCAACCATTGTGCCGAGCCATACATGAAGAGTTCAGACTCCACCAAG ATGGCACAGAAGGTCCTGAAAAATGCCAAGCTGGCGTGTAGTCGATTGGGTCAGTACAGGATGCCCTTTGCCTGGGCAGCAAG aacCTTGTTCAAAGATGCATCTGGGACACTTGACAAAAGTGCCCGCTTCTCAGCTCTGTACAGACAGGACAGCAACAAACTGTCCAATGACGACATGCTCAAATTGCTGGCAGATTTCAGAAA aCCAGAGAAGATGGCCAAGCTGCCTATAATCCTTGGAAACCTTGATGTTACCATTGACAGTGTTGCCCCCGACTTAACGA ATTGCGTTACCTCATCCTACATTCCTGTGAAGCAGTTTGATGTCAGTGAGAGGAGCAGTGTGTTTTTCGAAGTGGAGGAGTTTGTGCCGTTCATCGCCAAATGTTCTCAGCCTTTCACTATCTACAATAATCACCTCTATGTCTACCCAAAGCACTTGAAATATGACAGCCAGAAGTCATTTGCAAAG GCTAGAAACATAGCTGTCTGCATTGAGTTCAGGGACTCAGATGATGAAGAAGCTGTTTCACTTAAG TGCATCTATGGGCGACCTGGAGGACCCTTGTTTACCAAAAATGCCTTTACCTCAGTATTACATCACCAGCACAACCCCGAATTCTATGATGAA TTTAAGATCGAGTTGCCAACACAGCTCCACGAGAAACATCATTTGCTGTTTACTTTCTACCATGTGAGCTGTGACAGCAACAGCAAGGCCAGCACCAAGAAGAAAGATGTGGTTGAAACTCAAG TGGGATATGCCTGGCTCCCTTTGCTGAAGGATGGCCGGGTGATAATGAATGAACATCACATCCCTGTTGCTGCTAACCTTCCTGCTGGATACCTCAGTTGTCAAGAGGGCGCCAGCAAG CATTTGAGTCCTGAGGTCAAATGGGTTGATGGAGGAAAACACTTGTTTAAAGTGTCCACACACCTAGTGTCCACTGTGTACACTCAG GATCAACATTTGCACAACTTTTTTCATCACTGTCAGAGTGTTGCATCAGCAGCACAAGGACCTGGAGGAGAACTGGTCAAATACCTGAAG AGTTTGCATGCCATGGAGAGTCACGTGATGATCAAGTTCTTGCCAACTATCCTCAATCAGCTGTTTAGAGTGCTGACCAGTGCCACACAGGAGGACGTAGCAGTAAATGTTACAAG GGTCATGATTCACATTGTAGCTCAGTGCCACGAGGAAGGCTTGGAACACTACCTTCGCTCTTATGTGAAG TTTGTATTCAGGACTGAGTCGTACACTTCCTCCACGACCCGAACAGTACACGAGGAGTTGGCGAAAGCCATGACTGTAATCCTGAAGCCTTCCACTGACTTCCTGACGAGTAACAAGCTGCTCAAG TATTCATGGTATTTCTTTGAAGCCTTAGTCAAGTCCATGGCTCAGTACTTGATTGAAAGCTGCAAAGTGAGG TTGTCAAGGAATCAGCGGTTCTCTGCATCTTTTCATCACACTGTGGAAACTTTGGTCAACATGATGATGCCACACATCACTCAGAAGTACAAAGACAACCTGGATGCTGCTCGCAATGCCAACCACAGCCTAGCTGTCTTCATAAAG CGCTGCTTCAACCTGATGGACCGAGGCTTTGTGTTTAAGCAGATCAACAATTACATCAATGGCTTCATGCCCGGAGATCCAAAG ACGCTGTATGAGTTCAAGTTTGAGTTCTTACGCGTTGTGTGCAATCATGAACACTATGTTCCCTTAAACCTGCCAATGCCATTTGGAAAAGGGAGGATACTGAGGTTTCAAG ATCTGCAGATGGATTACTCTCTGACAGAAGACTTCTGTAGGAACCACTTCCTGGTCGGGCTTCTGCTCAGGGAGGTCAGTGCTGCTCTGCAGGAGTTCAGGGAGATTCGGCAGATAGCCATACATGTCCTGAAGACCCTCATGATTAAACACACATTTGATGACCGCTATTCATCCAAG agccAGCAGGCCAGATTGGCCACCTTGTACTTCCCCTTGTTTGGTCTCCTTCAGGAGAACGTCAACAGGCTTAATGTGAAGGAAGTCTCCCCATTCCCTGTCAACCACTCCAACAAT aATGGACGAGACGATTCGCTCCTTTCAAATGCCTTGATGACGCCTCCTAGGTCCAGCACGTTTCTGGACACCAGCTTGCACAAAGATGTTTTTGGAGCTATCTCGGGTACAA CTTCCCCTCATGCAGTTTCCACCCCTAACGTGAACTCTATGCGCCACACCGACTCTCGTGGCTCCCTCATCAGCACAGAATCAGTCAACAGCCTCCATGAGAGGAACCATGACAAAACCAATTCTCTTGACAAG AACCAACCTGCCTCGACCCTGGGAAGCACCTTGATGCGATGTGATAAATTGGATCAGGCAGAGATCAAAAGCCTCCTCATGTGTTTCTTACATGTGCTTAAAGGCATGTCTGAAG ATGCTCTGTTCACATACTGGAACAAGGCTTCATCTGCTGAACTGATGGACTTCTTTATCTTAATTGA AGTGTGCCTCCATCAGTTCAGATACATGGGGAAAAGATACATTGCAAG tgtaAGAAAGATTTCAAGTATACTTGGAATATCTGTAGAACATG cCTACAGTCACTCCGATGCGGATGTGTTGAACCAGTCACTCCTGGAGGCCAACATCGCCACTGAAGTGTGTCTAACAGTCCTGGACACTCTCAGCATCTTCATCATGGGCTTTAAG ACACAACTTTGCTCTGACCACGGCCACAGCCCactgatgaagaaggtgtttgAAGTTCATCTCTGCTTCCTGCACATCAATCAGTCTGAAACAGCCCTGAAGCAGGTCTTCACATCACTGCGCACTTTTATTTACAAG TTCCCGTGCACATTTTTTGAAGGCCGTGCAGATATGTGCGCAGCCTTCTGCTACGAGATTCTGAAATGTTGCAACTCCAAGCTGAGCTCCATTCGTAGTGATGCAGCCCACCTGCTGTATTTTCTCATGAAGAGCAACTTTGACTACACAGGTCGCAAGTCCTTTGTCAGAACACACCTGCAG GTGGTGATTGCTGTCAGTCAGTTGATCGCTGATGTGATCGGTATTGGAAGCACCCGCTTCCAGCAATCTCTGTCAATAATCAACAATTGTGCCAACAGTGATAGAACTATCAAG CACACAGCTTTCCCATCAGATGTGAAGGACTTGACAAAACGCATCAGGACCGTTTTGATGGCCACAGCTCAAATGAAGGAGCATGAGAGAGATCCAGAAATGCTAGTGGACCTGCAGTACAGCCTTGCCAAGTCGTACGCCAGCACCCCCGAGCTGCGAAAGACCTGGCTGGACAGCATGGCCCGAATCCATGTGAAGAATGGAGACCTATCAGAG GCGGCCATGTGTTACGTTCATGTTGCAGCCCTCGTGGCAGAATACCTCCGGAGAAAAG GAATGTTCAAGCAGGGCTGTTCAGCTTTCCGAGTTGTAACCCCAAACATTGATGAAGAAGCAGCAATGATGGAGGATGTTGGGATGCAGGATGTGCATTTTAATGAG GACGTTTTAATGGAGCTTTTGGAGGAGTGTGCAGACGGCCTGTGGAAAGCAGAGCGCTATGAGCTCATCTCAGACATCTATAAACTCATAATCCCAATTTATGAGAAGCGAAGGGACTTTGAG AAACTGGCCCACCTGTATGACACACTGCATCGTGCATACAGCAAAGTGACGGAGGTGATGCATACAGGCAAGAGGCTGCTGGGGACGTACTTCAGAGTGGCTTTCTTTGGTCAG GGTTTCTTTGAGGATGAAGATGGTAAGGAGTACATCTATAAAGAGCCCAAGTTCACACCCCTGTCTGAGATCTCCCAGAGGCTCCTGAAGCTTTACTCTGACAAGTTTGGACAGGAGAACGTGAAGATGATTCAGGATTCTGGACGG ATTAATCCCAAAGACCTGGACTCAAAGTACGCATATATTCAAGTAACCCACGTGACTCCATACCTGGATGAGAAAGAGCTGGCTGACAGAAAGACAGAGTTTGAAAAGAGCCACAACATCAGGCGATTTGTATTCGAAATGCCTTTCACAATATCTGGCAAAAAGCAAGGTGGAGTGGAGGAGCAGTGCAAACGCAGGACGATACTCACCA CAACACACTGTTTTCCCTACGTGAAGAAGCGCATCGCAGTGATGTACCAACACCACACCGACCTGAGCCCCATCGAGGTGGCCATCGATGAAATGAGCAAAAAGGTGGCCGAGATCAACCAGCTGTGCTCCTCCAGCGACGTGGACATGATCCGTCTGCAGCTCAAACTGCAAGGCAGCATCAGTGTCCAG GTAAATGCAGGACCACTTGCATACGCCAGAGCTTTTCTGGATGACTCGAGCGCCAAGAAGTATCCAGATAACAAGGTCAAGCAGCTCAAAGAGGTCTTCAG GCATTTTGTGGAGGCCTGTGGCCACGGCTTGGGCATTAATGAGCGACTGATCAAAGAGGACCAGCAGGAGTACCACGATGAGATGAAAGCAAACTACAGGGACTTGACCAGAGAGTTGTCCATCATCATGCACGAGCAG ATCATTCCGGTGGAAGACGGCATGAAGAGCGTGCTCCCCGACTCGCTTCACATCTTCAACGCCATCAGTGGCACGCCGACCTCTGTCACCATCCAGGGCATCCCGCACTCGGCGTCAGTGATATAA